The Pseudomonas eucalypticola genome has a window encoding:
- a CDS encoding YceK/YidQ family lipoprotein, with product MKAFILLLAATLTGCGTVTTVMRDDQVTIKNLNDAKTYCGAVPRVYSGVMYDFCSLHAPLPAGDTTQASTSRTLGYLVEMGASATLDTLALPYTLVRQHQDGSIVLN from the coding sequence CAGCCACCCTTACCGGGTGTGGCACGGTGACCACCGTCATGCGCGACGACCAGGTCACGATCAAGAACCTTAACGATGCGAAGACGTATTGCGGCGCGGTGCCCAGGGTTTATAGCGGCGTGATGTACGACTTCTGCTCGCTACACGCCCCCCTGCCCGCCGGGGATACCACCCAGGCGTCCACTTCGAGGACCCTGGGCTATCTGGTCGAAATGGGCGCCTCTGCCACCCTCGATACGCTGGCCCTGCCGTACACGCTGGTACGGCAGCACCAGGATGGCAGCATCGTTCTCAACTGA
- a CDS encoding ComEA family DNA-binding protein codes for MRIPSLASLLFVILASVSIAANAAPPAAPQPSTSAMVVQGDKVSLNKADAETLQRELAGIGLAKAQAIVAHRDANGPFSSVDELLEVKGIGKSLLDKNREKLALE; via the coding sequence ATGCGTATACCTTCTCTCGCGTCCCTGCTGTTCGTCATCCTCGCCAGCGTCTCCATCGCCGCCAACGCGGCCCCGCCTGCCGCCCCTCAGCCCAGCACGTCTGCGATGGTGGTGCAGGGCGACAAGGTCAGCCTCAACAAGGCAGATGCCGAAACCCTGCAACGCGAACTCGCCGGGATCGGTTTGGCAAAAGCCCAGGCGATCGTTGCTCACCGTGACGCCAATGGCCCCTTCAGCTCGGTCGACGAACTGCTGGAGGTCAAGGGGATCGGCAAGTCACTCCTGGACAAGAACCGCGAAAAACTCGCGCTGGAGTAA